One Carya illinoinensis cultivar Pawnee chromosome 5, C.illinoinensisPawnee_v1, whole genome shotgun sequence genomic window, cctatcaatttcaagtcttggtttgtccccgttcaaaaataggtattttacaacccacggccacagtgtattttatattgttacattactttttctccgccgtttgcaacgtcttgatccttcgaaaattatcttatagcgctgtaagtatttttcaaactctattttaaatttaaatatattattattttttcaataaattcattgactgattggttaattccggactgagtttgAGGAGTTGGGaatcagatggattgaggacggagttgtttggttttgttgatattgtgattggttggatgatttgtgtcttgaggtgtgcattacatggtgcattcatgtgcacgttttaaattgagaaaatatgattttatttgtgtaaacggattttcgggtgcgtgtgtatcacgaccccaagctgggatgtaGTATTATTTCGGTGGAGTTTCTCTGGTCattcgagagtggataatactaagtgacatctccggagttgtcgttgggcgacgaccggatcgcacgatacggtaacgctgtcatgtcgactcTGTGGTTCCTAGGCTAGCggagactagaggatggcctggtccaggtacacgctgggcgcgagaactaggcatcgctcatttaggtgtcacacgcgtagtcgttacctgtggtgtggcacaggagccagagtgtacggatgatccctaggggagatcatggtgcatgcgataattggaacgggttttggatattggatacgagtcattttctggaaaaatggcgaggttatgtttaagattttgtgatccattttctgggaaaatggtggtgttCTTGATTTGGGTCATTATTTGGGATATTGGCAatgatttgtttaaaggatatcttttgggccaaaatagaatttttggcgtacgtggaaaaatgtggatttatagaatatgtgcatttgacatttctttcatgcatattgttgagtataatatgtttttatcttgtggcgtttggatctttacttacctgcggcatcattttggtactatagattttgatgcagatgttgaggaggaggcTAAACCCGAGGAGgcaactctgcctgagttttGATTTAGAGCTTATGCCTTATCGTTtagtttgaaacgatatttgtggcttgtagtattgtatgttttgaacgggtttgtattaaacaaaaattctggtacttaattataagacttttgttatccgctgcgtatttttatttgcacacacttggcacttagcgatagggtggtgacccgtgttgtcatcatcccgatgtctCGATTTTCACATATCTGTACGTGGGATTTTAGAACGTCACAGATATCAATTTatcaataattattatattttattaattcttaGTTAAAATGGATCACATCAACATGTATATTCGAGTAAGGATTGACACATGGTCACTTTCTATATCATAAATGCTTACTTCATTATTTACATGAAAATAATTAGCACCAATTTCCTTAATTTCTTTTGCCTGGTTTGTCTGGATTagatttgatatttatttatttatttattaaaataaatatacgatacttcataatttataattataaatattatttctcgtATATGTTACGCAGTCTTTTGATAACACGTGGGCCTTTTCATTACGAGGATAGACATAATCGtaccaaatcattttttatacaaTCATGGAGTTCGAACTTGATTCTCTCATTTAGAGATCGAGTTTTATACCATTTGATCTAAAGGACCTTGAcgtcaaattatattatttattcttttgatgTGATATGGCACTTTACTTTTGGGGTATATAAACAttagaaatgataattatagtTCAAGGGTAGGTAAATTttgtccattttttttaaatgataaatatgggattcacatgaaaaaataattttttaatgaaaaactcctctttttttaaaaaagagaatgCATAAGATTCGCACACGCTaagactatatgtagcattaatCAACCTTAAATGTGACAACCCGGACTTAGCCAAGTCTTCGCCTGTTTTTTTACAATGATATACCTAACTTGATATGTGCATAAGGTTTAGAGCCCTTTAAGAAATCTtgggcttttatttatttaaaatcatttgccTTGGTGtaattagcattttaatccataAGAGAGGCCAGCAAGACCTTAGGATTTCGGTTAGCCCACTAGATTGTAGTACAAAAACCCTAGAGGGTTTAGGGTACACGCCCAACCCACCAAAAACTCATGGCCTTTTTGTCATACATTCAAGGCCCAATGAATTTGGACGAAATAGTGGGAAGAAGCGTCAGAGGATTAGGGTTTGGTATAGCCTAAAAACCTTAGCATGCCATCCATGGCAAGAACATTAGATTTTGATGCTTGTCACTCATGTTGAGGGGAAAGATGATTCTTCTGGAAGAAGTAATCATAAGGCGTCTAGGGAAGATAAGGGATACTTGGCCATTGCACTCACACACACCAACCACCCGCTTTTCTCTTGCCATTTGTCAAGACCATGAAAGTGCTAATGAAGATTGCATGGGAAAGGGGCGCATAGGGGAGCTCAAAGGACAAAAATTACAACCCACAAAGAGTTAGGGTTTCGGCCAAGGTGAGATGCACACTCATCCTAGAAGACCCAACAACTTCTTTGCCAGTGTCACACATGTATTTGAGAGGGGAGTTTCTAGAAAGAAGCAATGATTAGGAGTGAAAGAGTCACATTGGGACAAGGCAAAAACCTAATCCCTAGGTTCAGCCACACAAATGGCACTCTCCCACACCCACACGCCACATGTCACTCACCTAGAAAATTTTCACTACACACCACCCCAAGAAGttaggaaagaacaagagaCCTTGCGGGAAAATGAGAGGGGCAACCAAAACATAGACACACACATGTCATTTGCCAAATGGCAAGCATGCACACATTCATCCTCCCAAAGATGATTGAGATTTTGTGTATTAACCATTTAGCCATTAGATTCATTGAACCTTGACGCATGAAGAGGAGCATTCTTggaaactagggtttcaaaTGAAGGGTCTTACATGCCACTTGTCAATAGGACTCTTAGCTTTTCCGAAAGCAACACAGTGATGAGGAATATGAAGGGGGTTTCGGCTATAGTGCCGCATGGCATCCATGCATAAGTCTCTTATATTTTCAAGGTTAGAGTGTGAGAGAAGGAAATATGTCTATAAAAGGGGAGGGGCCGACGGGTGAAGAATCTTTATgggaaaattttgaattcttaAACACTTTACCCTCACTTCTTTTCTCCTCCCATACGTCTAAGACTTTTCTCACCACTTTTTTGCCACTCAAACATACGTCTCCTTGAGTCCCTCACCTCTCATCTTTTCCAACCTTCGAACAAGGAAGGAAACTAAGGGTCTCGCTTTCTAAGGAAgatccagagagagagagagagagagaaggctgTGTGGTTGTACCGTGCTGAAACCTTGAGGGATGATCTTCACCCCATGTCAAAGTTGTTTTGGCCATAACACGTCACAAGCACCTCACGCTGAGCCATGCACACATATACCACACATCCAAGACCTAGATTAGGTCAAGGAAGATGGACACGAGCATCACAACACCAAAGGCCTCTAGGCTGAGCACTTAGAGTATCTCTATGAACAAGAAAACCCTAGCACCTTCACACGGGTACATTAGGGTTATGTTCTTTCAAATTCCAACTATtgaataaaactttttaaagCTTGATCATATTGCTTTTTCTTGGATCTTTGTAAATAGACCTTTAACCTTCTCTTGgataatatgtgtatatatcgCGTGAACTTGCACTCACTTGTTATTCTATAATCTAGTTGAATGGATTAAATCTCTTATTACACCATGCTTTGTATTCAGATCTATATGATTATGTTGCCATGTTATTTGTTGATGTTATATTGAACATGTTAGCAGTTATAAACTCATGttacttttgtaaaatcatGCTTACAAGTGCTTATGTGTTTCGGCCAAGCATAATgaatgatgtttatgaaactgtTTTACCATTTGATAAGTAGTTAATGCCATTGTTTATATGTGTAAACCAAGTATTCGcatattctaatattttcaagccatgttctaatattttcaagccgtAATGTGAGATGCATATTGCTTGGTATGTGATTGCATGgttcatgaaaagaaagaaataccATAAGTCCATGTCATATGCATTTGGGTTTGTGCActgtttttaaagaaatgagTCAATAAATGCTTTATTATGACCTCAAATGTTAGGGCGAGACAATATCCTAGTAGAACTTCTCTGTTCACTCTGGAGTGTAAATTGGAGTGATAACCCCTATATCGATAAAATACAATTAGCGAACCTTGAATGGATCTTTTCTAAAGGATGCTGGAGCGATGTAGCACCTAAAGCTAATATGTGCATATATGTGTTGTGTGCAGTGAAGGCAAATATGACGAACTACTGCATAAGAATAAGATGTAGTCACCCTGACTAAGTAGGCCGTAGGGTGATGCGGTAACTAATAGGGAACACATGGTGCGTAGGGGAGTCGTGAGGTATCCAACCATATTGTTACAAGTAAAGATAAGGTCATAAGTAAAAGATGTGTATCAAATTGTTCAAAATGCAAAGGAAAAAGGTGTAAtttgaaaagtgaaaaaaacTGGTGATATTGAAAAGTCAAATTGCATAAGTGAATTTTCTGTGTCAAGTAtatgtccatgcattcatttcATGGTTCGCCTTTGTATGCTTATATCATTCATTGTATGTTGGTTgtttacttattgagatttctcGAAATCTTATCGTGatagtttccactaccattcccAACTTAAAACGGTATAAGTTGTTATAGTTTTAGGTCAGGACCATGGAAAACGCAAGAGAATGGATCTCCCTCCTAGGATGGAGGCCTTGAGGAGCCCTGAGCTCTCGACCGAGTTGTCAGTAGAAGATAGGTTGGAAGTAGCCAATTGTTTCATAAGTGAAGTTTTGCAACTTTTTGAAGAGCTGTTGAGGATTATCCAATGTGACCAAGTAAGGTGAAGACAAGGGAAGCGCAAGGACCTGTATTACTATTAGGGATTGAGATTGTTTTTGTTGGGAATTCCTTatgtttttggaaaatattattatgactTATAACTTTTGGGATGATATAGTTGCCTTTTAGCACCATGAATTTAGTATTTGTTCTAAACCTTACttagtttattctttttttgctgcaaattattgcatattgctaGTAACATGTTATATGCATTGTATACTTAATTGTCATGAATAGAAGTATGTAATCTTGAGTTACATGTCCTGACATCATAGTCACCGTCTAATCTCGAACGAGAGCTTGGGATGTTACATTAAACTATCACAAACatgatgaaataataataaacacaaAAGAATATGGAATTTAATTGATTATATTCCcatgttatatatatgctattttttatcatatattttatcatttttagtatatattatacgatatattttaaatgataactGTTGAAATCTTAAATTATTACGTCATTTAAAATGTAATACATTAATAAATATGACTTTAAATAATAGTCATATTCCAGGAGAAGATATCCCGAGAGTTAAtatttgtgtgaaaattttaaagatagaGAAGATATCTCAAAATAACACCAATCCACTAAAATAGAGTTCCATATCCTCTTCTATTTTCGGTATGGTATTGAAGATTTTAAGgatattaaaaatcacaaattgattgatgagttttgctacatacaaataaagtcACGTACTAATTTGCGTATTAAtaacaattttttcatatttaaaatttaaattagtactgtttttaataaaatttactttttgattaattgtaaggggtgacaatatgttacacgacctgttaacccaacacgaatacGACCCAATAACAGCGGGTTAggatttagtcttaacggggtcgggtcaaaacgggttgacccgttaagatacgattgcttaacgagttgataacaggtcaacccgttatgacacgatataacccgttatgacatgttaagaaagttaaaattacaattatactcttatacctaaaagtaaaattgttagaatttcaattttgatactttattatttggattataattttggacttgtagttagctttatagtttttataaatattgtgattttaaaatttatataaaattatgctaaatttaattaggttaaactggttaatttcgggcctattcaacctatttacataaacagtttaaaACGGGTCGTATTGTATCGCGTTaacctattttataatattcactaatgggtcaaaacgggttgacacgacacgacacgttatgttaataggtcgtgttaggatttgagattttgacacgataagtttaacgggtcgggttagggttgagttatatagtataatatacatgttttgacacgatacgaacacgacccgttaacacgatttgacacccctaattacaataaattaatatacatattaatacacagttatacttataactaaGTTTTTCCATAATTATTATAGATTAACTCCCTTTAATCTGACTGCGTAACAAAAGTCTCTCACTCCGTACGACACCAAGGTTTTGTTTTCGGTATGCaagaataaatttgaataatatgtGAATTCTTGAAaagttatataattttatttttaaatattatttaaataaaatattttttaatttttttatctaataattatttaattataaaaatcaatacaactttaacaaattttaaaacaattatattaagaaaattatatttaaataaatttttaactttatgatatttttattcaatttttttttatcttgattttttaaaatttaatcaaatatcttcattcaaattattttactattattcaccaaattttaaaatattttaagtgtCCAAACATATTCTAagttaaggaaaaatatttcaaaaatgtaattattttattttagagaaaataatTGAACATAATGTGATTGTTGGTGGGAAAAAGCTCCCTTACCGCTTGAGTGGTACCGATCAAGTGTACCACTCAgataaaaagtattttctttatttaatgattaataaaataattaaaaactgtgaaaaaaaaaaatcactgaaCGGTATGCCAGCTATATCATGAATGGGGCGGcggagtaatatatatataatattaataaaacataaacttttctcGATAAGGTAAAGATTATTTAGTACACTAATCCTATGTACTACCACTGTACCACATCGTCTAGACAACGTAATCTCGTAATTCTCTCCAATTTTAGGGTCACTCTTCCTCTGCTATATCATGTATAAATGCCGTTCAGGTTATTAAGCATTCCCAGCCACCTCCAACCCACGCTAGGCAGTAAGCACTAAGCAACGTCTATTTCTCCGTCAACTCACTTTCCCACTCTTCTTTCCCTCGCTTTCCCCAGAAAATGTCCTCAGGGCTAGGAAAAAACAACATCCGTCGCATTGTCAGGGTTCGTCAGATGCTCCAGCGGTGGCGCCTGAAGTCACGCATCACAGCCTCCCGCGCTCCGTCCGATGTTCCCGCCGGTCACGTGGCTGTTTGCGTGGGCACCAGTTGCAAGAGATTCATCGTGCGGGCAACGCATCTGAACCACCCCATCTTCAAGAGGCTCCTCGTGCAAGCCGAGGAGGAGTACGGGTTCTCGAACCAGGGCCCTCTGGCGATCCCTTGCGACGAGTCGCTTTTCGAGGAGGTTCTCCGAGTTGTGTCGAGGTCCGAATCGGCTCGGTTCTCGAGTCTCGAAGATTTTCAAAGGCGTTGCCACGTAGACATCCGGAGCCATCTTGACTTCTTGGGCGAATCTCGGCCGTTGCTTCGCGTCTCTTCTGACAAATCAATATGCTGAAGTAACTCCGAGTGAGATTCTGGTTGGCCCGGAGCTCAGCCAAATGACCATccagtttttggatttcataGTATAATTACTTACTTGCGTTGGTGGCTACTTCTTTCATTCAAGCTTGGCTATAACAAGTCGGCTCTGTTTGAAAGTGATTAAGATCTTATTAATTCTCTGATTATCATGTCTCCTGTAAAGAATTTTACGAACTGATTGTAGGAATTGCTGAGATGCTatcaattgattttttttttttttttttgggtttagtGTATTTATTGGCCATTTTGTGTACTTCCCAActaatacttatatataaaaatacaaatatatagatTGGCTGATGTTGTGCATAAATCTGGCCAAGAAATGTTCAGCTGCCTAATTTTGAAGGAGGGATCGTCTCCGTTGTTAGATAGGTGTGCTGGATGTTCTTGGAATTTTTATCCCGATAAGAGATGCTGAGTTAGAatcatgtttttatattttatctcgTTAATATTTTAGGTGTTGAGTCATTTAATttagtcaatatatatatacacgaggagaaaagtgttaaaatataaaataaataataaaatttatttatttttatgaaattaaatttttagaataaatGATAGATGTCATAAATGTTATTGAAATTCGAATCACTAAATTTATATTCAGGGAGGAATGTCTTAAAAGAGGACAAATGGTTAtttataatagataaatattataactataaatgattacataaaaataattttataaattgatgtggtttgtcaaattataaaaatagattacatgaaatcacatcagtttataatattatttttgtgtaatttatttataattatagtattttttttataataacattaaaatataCTACAGTTAcacaattatataaaaataaaatatgattttttttttttatcatatgttagatgtattttgtaataaaaataattttattatatataattttattttcatataaaaattgtgaTAATTATTTCTCGTAAAATTATTTGCTCCAAAAACATAACATTatgtacttttttatttatgggTAGATCGCATTATTTTCTAGCCGTTGGGGAAACTGGATGTTACTTAACTTACTTTAAGGAAATTGGTCATGTCGAGTCCGACTCTCAAGTCAAAGTTTGGCTCTTGGAGTCGAAAAAAGTGAGGAGAGCAGAGGAATTGCGAGCACCTCACCATTATGACTGGCTCTATCATCGCGTCTGTCTGTGCCTGTGGTTTCTTTCATCATTCGGCGGTGCACTATGCGGAGAGAGAGAATAACACGCCTCaacctaattttttaaattttcataatggCTGGACCTAGAATTCAGATACGgcattaaatacttttttatcattTGTTATTTGTTAATACCAATGAGGAAAGGATTAtatgatgagataagaaatgaattgagataaaaaattaaaagttaaataaaatattatttttattttaaaaattaaaaattaaaaagtatttattatattttatttaaaattttaaaaaaattataatgattagatgatataAATTGTTGAGATGATTTTGTTAACCAAACCTTTcctaaattttttatatgaaatttatattactCAAAAATTGTAAACGGACAACATCAAAGATTCAAATGAATgttcaatattttattgaattgtttgttatataaGTTTGTTTAAATATAGGATGTTTTTATGATTAAGTAAGTGTATTCATTTTATGAGACAATCTCTCCCATAATTCTCTTCAATTTCCTTCTCAATtgtttggtgtatttttttatattcaaagaaaaaaaaaaccacatggcacctttatatatatataatatgagagaaatgatatttacagttattaAGTTTGTtaggttttaaaaataaataaataaatacgagatttatataaaaaaattaattttttttaaataatgaaccacacttattttttaaaataattacataattctTATACATTTTAGAATTATATCAAACATTATCCtgaataatattaataacattttggAAGTCTCGGAAGAAAATTTTACAAACGAACGAAATCCCAAAGGATTGTTTCGACATTCAGCcctgttattattatttaatagaaaacTTTGTAACTTTTGAAAACTACTCGACCAAAAGGTAAGATCCATATTATAAAGAATGAGTGGTTGGTCTACTAAAGTCGAGAGTCCAGAGATTTTGAGCCCACGAGATCTCTACATGGTGGAACTTTGATTGTTTCAACATGGCTCGATCTTATttaagataaacaaaatataattaagaatgaaaaagaaaaaacattctACTTTATTGGTTGTACGTCCggttaaattatcatttattttaaaattttaaacgaataataacaattaaattttaattgtttgcaCTCTTTTTTACATGTATATTAAACTCTCTTCAAGACAAGATAGAGTAGAGTCAgaatttaaattcaatatttatattataaaaatatataaaatgatcatcacttattttaaaaatttaaattaataaaaagagataaattttaattatttatattatattcttaatctACTGTacttaatttgctttttgaATCTACGTCATTTCAactgttattttatatttatttttaccatTTTCTAGCTATTGAGTTGCACTGCACCTTCggtaaagtatatatataaaacatgatATATAGACATGTTATTTCAAAGACACTTTTGTCAAATGATCATGATAATGAGGTGGATCACACTAAGATGTTGtattattgagatttgaaattgTACACAAGTACCATAACATTAGTATGATttagtttttcttatttatttatgagtaatattacatacagtcatttttgcgtattctttgcgcactccactgatatgattggctggattaattttttttaatatacaaccaatcatattactGGAATGCACAAAAGAAtccgcaaaaatgactgcacataaaattttcttttatttatttatttattttatggggAATACCTTAAACAGTTCGAAAACTCAGCGTAACCTCAACGCAAGTGCTGCCCGCATTGGGTGGTTATAGGTACGTTCGAGAGTACATTAATGTACATAAATATTGGGACAACGACGAGGTTGTATTCAAAGAAAGAGTACTAGAGAGGGTAATCTTCTTCTATCTGGTTCTTTTAATTGAGACCCTTTTTTGTCTCTATCaatgaacgagagagagagagagagagagagagagagagagagagagagagagagagagaaatgactGAAAACTGATTTTTGGATAATTCAGAAGAATTTGAGACGTAGAAGAGACGTTAGATAGTGTGGTCACGTTTTGATGATGGAGGTGACTttgatactttaatttgttagttTTAGTTGGAGTCTACATTGTTAGTTTTATTGTCAAACAATCTTCCAATTAACTTTCATGATATTCATTTCTTGTCAACTTTAATGTTGGGATAAGTGAGCTTAATACCAGaactttgaaaagaaaaaccaacGCTTTtctatgaatttatattttttatttcacacatatatcttaaatttaaattctatatttattttattttaaaataatgttagatataattttaagccTGCAAATCGCATACTTCCTTTTAAAAAATGGGattactcattaaaaaatatttttttcatgtaaatattaagtttatcaaatttttatttttatttttaaagaatgtGCATGATTTAGACTTACACATTTTAggactaaaaatattatttttctttattttaacttaaactaACAAATGTAAAATATTGTCTAAGAGTTATATGTTTTGAAATCAATGGACGTAGTCTCTTGGACTTTTTTTCATAGTGTGTGTCTTAGACTTTTGCAAAGTGTGTTAACTACTTTGTCTTAAATAGAGTAGATAGAGTGGTGTTGTCTCTTTTAGATGGTAGTTTGTAGACGTTTATAGTATGGACTAAATTATATCAGTCATAATTGTATATTGAaaagttattaatattataattaatttctaatgtatgttttagatcaaaattataatatttgttattaataaatacattatattttataaaaaagaaaaagaaaaagaagaaatcgaTGGGCTTGACTACATTTGAGTAGGTCTGGAAATTAGGCATAGCAATCAACGTTTATTGGGCATCCAAAGGAGTGATGACGTAACGACTAAATGAGAAACCGAGAATGCATGCTGATTCATAAAGGTAATAAAAACACAAAGACATTGGTGATGAGGAGAATCA contains:
- the LOC122311160 gene encoding indole-3-acetic acid-induced protein ARG7-like; protein product: MSSGLGKNNIRRIVRVRQMLQRWRLKSRITASRAPSDVPAGHVAVCVGTSCKRFIVRATHLNHPIFKRLLVQAEEEYGFSNQGPLAIPCDESLFEEVLRVVSRSESARFSSLEDFQRRCHVDIRSHLDFLGESRPLLRVSSDKSIC